In one Pseudomonas sp. SG20056 genomic region, the following are encoded:
- a CDS encoding NAD(P)/FAD-dependent oxidoreductase, with protein MKSLEVEQRQVVVIGAGPSGAIAGALLKRNGHDVLVLERQRFPRFSIGESLLSHCLDFVEEAGMLDAVRAAGFQTKHGAAFGWGERYTEFDFRDTFTKGQGSTYQVLRADFDKLLADQAELQGVEIRYEEEIFAVDFSGDCPRLSVRRLADGHEYQVECAFVLDGSGYGRVLPRLLDLDTPSNFPVRQAVFTHVEDRSEGTGFDREKILITTHPTLRDVWFWTIPFSNGRCSVGVVADATRYQGRPEDLDACLKQFIEETPSLHKVLKNAVWDTPARTIGGYSANVKTLHGPGFALLGNAAEFLDPVFSSGVTIAMRSASMAAGLLHRQLSGETVDWEQDFAIPLKRGVDTFRVYVEGWYDGSFQDVIYFEKAQPEIRRMISSILAGYAWDAKNPYVAEPRRRLRVLAELCATS; from the coding sequence ATGAAGTCTCTTGAAGTCGAACAACGCCAAGTCGTAGTGATAGGTGCCGGCCCGTCCGGAGCGATTGCCGGGGCGCTGCTCAAGCGCAACGGCCATGACGTGTTAGTGCTGGAGCGCCAGCGCTTCCCACGCTTCTCGATTGGCGAAAGCCTGCTGTCGCATTGTCTGGACTTCGTCGAGGAAGCCGGGATGCTCGATGCGGTGCGTGCGGCGGGGTTTCAGACCAAGCATGGCGCGGCCTTTGGCTGGGGTGAGCGTTACACCGAGTTCGATTTCCGCGACACCTTCACCAAGGGTCAGGGCTCGACCTATCAGGTGCTGCGTGCCGACTTCGACAAGCTACTGGCCGATCAGGCCGAGCTACAGGGTGTGGAAATCCGTTATGAAGAGGAAATCTTCGCCGTCGATTTCAGCGGCGACTGCCCGCGCCTCTCGGTACGTCGCCTCGCCGATGGCCACGAATACCAGGTGGAATGCGCATTCGTCCTCGACGGCAGCGGCTACGGCCGCGTGCTGCCGCGCCTGCTCGACCTCGACACGCCGTCGAACTTCCCGGTGCGCCAGGCGGTATTTACCCACGTCGAGGACCGCAGCGAAGGTACCGGTTTCGACCGCGAGAAGATCCTGATCACCACCCACCCGACCCTGCGCGATGTGTGGTTCTGGACCATCCCGTTTAGCAACGGCCGCTGCTCGGTGGGCGTGGTCGCCGATGCCACCCGCTATCAGGGCCGCCCGGAAGATCTGGACGCCTGCCTCAAGCAATTTATCGAAGAGACCCCCAGCCTGCACAAGGTGCTGAAGAATGCCGTGTGGGACACCCCGGCGCGCACCATCGGCGGCTACTCGGCCAACGTGAAAACCCTGCACGGCCCAGGCTTTGCCCTGCTCGGCAACGCGGCGGAGTTCCTCGACCCGGTGTTCAGCTCCGGTGTGACCATCGCCATGCGTTCGGCGAGCATGGCCGCTGGCCTGTTGCACCGTCAGCTCAGCGGCGAGACGGTGGACTGGGAGCAGGACTTTGCCATCCCGCTCAAGCGCGGCGTCGACACCTTCCGCGTGTATGTCGAAGGCTGGTACGACGGCAGCTTCCAGGACGTGATCTATTTCGAGAAGGCGCAGCCGGAAATCCGCCGGATGATCAGCTCGATCCTCGCAGGCTACGCCTGGGACGCGAAAAACCCCTATGTCGCTGAACCGCGCCGCCGCCTGCGGGTACTCGCCGAACTCTGCGCCACAAGTTAA
- a CDS encoding class I SAM-dependent methyltransferase has protein sequence MSNPAATYVEETRFGFWFLQSHVWQHHVLRVAINDLRGLFAGPLPEAPVLLDAGCGQGKSFGLLAEAFAPARIIGLDADPHSLDCSRAEAERLGLDVQLIASDCAAIDLPDASVDLLFCHQTFHHLVEQEQALAEFWRVLKPGGRLLFAESTQYYIDTWVIRWLFRHPMHVQKSAEGYLAMLRDQGFEFAAKNISYPYLWWSRSKDFGLLERWGLMKPKPVGQRNETLVNVVARKPLEATEV, from the coding sequence ATGAGCAACCCGGCCGCCACCTACGTCGAGGAAACCCGCTTCGGCTTCTGGTTCTTGCAGAGCCACGTCTGGCAGCACCATGTGCTGCGCGTGGCGATCAATGACCTGCGCGGCCTGTTCGCCGGCCCGCTGCCAGAAGCGCCGGTGCTGCTGGATGCCGGCTGCGGCCAGGGCAAATCCTTCGGCCTGCTCGCGGAGGCGTTTGCGCCTGCACGGATAATCGGTCTGGATGCCGACCCGCACAGCCTCGACTGCTCGCGCGCCGAGGCCGAGCGCCTGGGCCTGGATGTGCAATTGATCGCCAGCGACTGCGCGGCCATCGACCTGCCGGATGCCAGCGTCGACCTGCTGTTTTGCCACCAGACCTTCCATCACCTGGTCGAGCAGGAACAGGCACTCGCCGAGTTCTGGCGCGTGCTCAAGCCGGGCGGGCGCTTGCTGTTCGCCGAGTCGACCCAGTACTACATCGATACCTGGGTGATCCGCTGGCTGTTCCGCCACCCCATGCATGTGCAGAAAAGCGCCGAAGGCTATCTGGCCATGCTGCGCGATCAAGGCTTCGAGTTTGCCGCCAAGAATATCTCCTACCCCTATCTGTGGTGGAGCCGCTCGAAGGACTTCGGCTTGCTGGAACGCTGGGGCCTGATGAAGCCCAAGCCGGTCGGCCAACGCAATGAAACCCTGGTCAACGTGGTGGCGCGCAAGCCGCTGGAGGCAACTGAGGTATGA
- a CDS encoding beta-ketoacyl-[acyl-carrier-protein] synthase family protein, with protein MPVYLNALGLNCALGQGKQAVATALFAGDSSGMQAQTGWVAERALTVGAVPGSLPDLPDLPDHPPSRNNQLLLAAALEIEPELRAAIRRFGAERIAVVLGTSTSGIEEASQSIATYLNEGELPAHYHYAQQELAEPANFLSDWLGLSGPCFSISTACTSGARALLSAQRLLNLGVCDAVICGGVDSLCRLTLNGFTALEAVSAERCNPFSANRHGINIGEASALFLMTREPLSGAAQSAVPIALLGGGACSDAHHISAPQPDGLGAQAAMRKALAAAGISAEQVDYLNLHGTATTHNDAMESQAVQAIFPHGVPCSSSKSMVGHTLGAAGALEAAFCWLTLSEYNPDQLLPPHLWDGQADPALPTLNLVQPGTQLRSSRPRRLMSNSFAFGGNNISLLLGEEPSEKQVQEHGETPGEHP; from the coding sequence ATGCCGGTCTACCTCAACGCACTGGGCCTTAACTGCGCCCTCGGCCAAGGCAAGCAGGCGGTGGCGACAGCACTGTTTGCCGGCGATAGCAGCGGCATGCAGGCGCAAACCGGCTGGGTGGCCGAGCGCGCGCTGACTGTCGGTGCAGTGCCGGGTAGCCTGCCTGATTTACCCGATCTGCCGGACCATCCGCCGAGCCGCAATAACCAGCTGCTGCTGGCCGCCGCGCTGGAAATCGAGCCAGAACTGCGCGCCGCCATCCGCCGTTTCGGCGCCGAGCGTATCGCCGTGGTACTCGGCACTAGCACCTCGGGCATTGAGGAAGCCAGCCAGAGCATCGCCACCTATCTCAACGAGGGCGAGTTGCCGGCGCATTATCACTATGCCCAGCAGGAGCTGGCTGAACCGGCGAACTTTCTCAGTGACTGGCTGGGCCTGAGCGGGCCGTGCTTCAGCATTTCCACCGCCTGCACCTCGGGCGCGCGGGCGCTGCTGAGTGCGCAGCGCCTACTGAACCTCGGGGTGTGCGATGCGGTGATCTGCGGCGGCGTGGACAGCCTGTGTCGCCTAACGCTGAATGGTTTTACCGCCCTGGAAGCGGTCTCAGCCGAGCGCTGCAATCCGTTTTCTGCCAATCGCCACGGCATTAATATCGGCGAAGCGTCTGCGCTGTTCTTAATGACCAGAGAGCCGCTAAGCGGCGCAGCCCAGAGTGCCGTACCAATCGCCCTGCTCGGCGGCGGAGCCTGCTCGGATGCTCACCATATTTCCGCACCGCAGCCCGACGGCCTTGGTGCCCAGGCGGCCATGCGCAAGGCCCTGGCTGCGGCGGGGATCAGCGCTGAACAGGTCGACTATCTGAACCTGCATGGCACCGCCACCACGCACAACGACGCCATGGAAAGCCAGGCGGTGCAGGCCATCTTTCCCCATGGCGTGCCCTGTTCATCGAGCAAGTCCATGGTCGGCCACACCCTCGGCGCGGCTGGGGCACTGGAAGCCGCCTTCTGCTGGCTGACCCTGAGCGAATACAACCCGGATCAGCTACTCCCCCCGCACCTGTGGGACGGCCAGGCTGACCCGGCCCTACCAACACTGAATCTGGTTCAGCCCGGTACGCAACTGCGCAGCAGTCGCCCACGCCGACTGATGAGCAACTCCTTCGCCTTTGGCGGCAACAATATCAGCCTGCTCTTGGGTGAAGAGCCCAGTGAAAAGCAGGTTCAAGAGCACGGCGAAACGCCAGGAGAACATCCATGA